One stretch of Chryseobacterium sp. LJ668 DNA includes these proteins:
- a CDS encoding heme-binding domain-containing protein, producing the protein MKKILLVFLVAFIMIQFFPIDKTNPPVNAGMDFLKIKNTPVPVSKIIATSCYDCHSNETKYPWYSSIAPSSWFLKNHVDEGRKHLNFSIFATYEPERQIHKMEECIEMIEKKEMPLESYYIGHQDAKLNDRQRADLIRYFKREVEETKIKNAIK; encoded by the coding sequence ATGAAAAAAATACTTCTGGTTTTTTTGGTTGCGTTTATCATGATTCAGTTTTTCCCGATTGACAAAACTAATCCACCAGTCAATGCCGGAATGGATTTTTTGAAAATTAAAAATACGCCGGTGCCGGTTTCTAAAATTATAGCAACATCATGCTATGATTGTCATTCAAACGAAACAAAATATCCCTGGTATTCTAGCATTGCACCATCTTCATGGTTTTTAAAAAATCATGTTGATGAAGGCAGAAAACACCTGAATTTCTCCATATTTGCAACCTACGAGCCAGAAAGACAAATTCATAAGATGGAAGAGTGCATTGAAATGATAGAAAAGAAAGAAATGCCTCTGGAATCCTATTATATCGGCCATCAGGACGCTAAACTCAATGACAGACAAAGAGCAGACCTCATTAGATACTTTAAAAGAGAGGTAGAAGAAACGAAGATAAAAAATGCAATAAAATAA
- the der gene encoding ribosome biogenesis GTPase Der encodes MSNIVAIVGRPNVGKSTLFNRLLERREAIVDSTSGVTRDRHYGKSDWNGVEFTVIDTGGYDVNNEDVFQEEISKQVQLAIDEATSIIFMMNVDEGLTETDHEINEMLRRSKKPVYFVINKVDSTKEELAATEFYQLGIEKYYTLSSATGSGTGEILDDIVKDFPTTDYKDPFEGLPKITIAGRPNVGKSTLTNALLDTERNIVTDVAGTTRDSIQTLYNKFGHEFVLVDTAGMRRKSKVNEDLEFYSVMRSIRSIEFSDVVIIMVDATLGWESQDMNIFGLAQKNRKGIVIVVNKWDLVEDKHTNTIRDFEKSIRDKIGQFSDIPILFVSALTKQRILKAVEMAMVVYEDRKKKIKTSKLNEVMLPIFERTPPPANKGKYIKIKYCVQLPTPSPQFVFFCNLPQYVKEAYKRFTENQLRKEFGFTGVPIEVYFRQK; translated from the coding sequence ATGTCAAATATTGTTGCAATCGTTGGGCGTCCCAACGTAGGAAAATCCACACTTTTTAATCGTTTGCTTGAAAGAAGAGAAGCTATTGTAGATTCTACTTCTGGGGTAACCAGAGATCGTCATTACGGAAAATCTGACTGGAATGGGGTAGAGTTTACCGTAATCGATACAGGTGGATATGACGTGAATAACGAAGACGTTTTTCAGGAAGAAATTTCAAAACAGGTACAGCTGGCAATTGATGAAGCGACGTCTATCATTTTTATGATGAACGTAGACGAAGGTCTTACAGAAACAGATCATGAGATCAATGAAATGCTGAGAAGATCAAAAAAGCCGGTATATTTTGTTATCAATAAAGTAGATTCTACAAAAGAAGAATTGGCTGCTACAGAATTTTATCAGTTAGGAATTGAGAAATACTACACATTATCCTCTGCTACAGGTTCCGGTACGGGAGAGATCTTAGATGATATCGTCAAAGATTTCCCGACGACAGATTATAAAGACCCGTTTGAAGGTCTTCCGAAAATCACAATTGCAGGCCGTCCGAATGTAGGAAAATCTACTTTAACCAATGCATTGCTTGATACGGAAAGAAATATTGTAACCGATGTTGCAGGTACTACAAGAGATAGTATTCAGACGTTATACAATAAATTCGGACACGAGTTTGTTTTAGTAGATACTGCCGGGATGCGCCGTAAGTCTAAAGTAAATGAAGATCTGGAATTTTATTCTGTAATGAGATCTATTCGTTCCATCGAGTTTTCTGATGTGGTCATTATCATGGTTGATGCAACTTTAGGTTGGGAATCTCAGGATATGAATATTTTTGGTCTTGCTCAGAAAAACAGAAAAGGAATCGTTATTGTAGTAAATAAATGGGATTTGGTTGAAGACAAGCATACCAATACCATCAGAGATTTTGAAAAATCAATCAGAGACAAAATCGGTCAGTTCAGCGATATTCCGATTCTTTTTGTTTCTGCTTTAACAAAGCAGAGAATCTTAAAAGCGGTTGAAATGGCCATGGTTGTTTACGAGGACCGTAAGAAAAAAATCAAAACTTCAAAATTAAATGAAGTGATGCTTCCGATCTTTGAACGTACGCCGCCGCCTGCAAATAAAGGAAAATATATCAAAATCAAATATTGCGTACAGCTCCCAACGCCATCACCACAATTTGTATTCTTCTGTAATTTACCACAGTATGTGAAAGAAGCGTACAAAAGATTTACAGAAAATCAGCTGAGAAAAGAATTTGGCTTTACCGGAGTTCCTATTGAAGTGTATTTCAGACAAAAATAA
- the upp gene encoding uracil phosphoribosyltransferase, producing MTVELSKTFSLINSWINELRNVEIQSDRMRFRRNMERIGEIAAFEISKDLETKEIEIQTPLDTLKVKEIAVQPVITTILRAGVPLFQGLLNYFDKADCGFVAAYRKHDANDYFSIKQDYLTCPNIDNKPLIVADPMLATGASLIEAIKDLLTNGTPSQLHIVAAIASKQGIETIEKTYPQAKIWVGTIDENLTAKGYITPGLGDAGDLSYGEKLQR from the coding sequence ATGACTGTAGAGCTTTCTAAAACTTTTTCTTTAATTAATTCGTGGATTAACGAACTTCGAAATGTAGAAATTCAGAGTGACAGGATGAGATTCCGCAGAAATATGGAACGCATTGGTGAAATAGCCGCTTTTGAAATATCTAAAGATTTAGAAACAAAAGAAATTGAAATTCAGACCCCTTTGGATACTTTAAAAGTTAAGGAAATTGCAGTTCAGCCGGTAATTACAACAATTTTGCGGGCAGGCGTTCCTTTATTTCAGGGCCTTTTGAATTATTTTGATAAAGCAGATTGTGGCTTTGTTGCAGCCTACAGAAAGCATGATGCCAATGATTATTTTTCTATAAAACAGGATTATCTTACGTGTCCGAATATTGATAACAAACCTCTGATCGTTGCAGATCCTATGTTGGCAACCGGCGCTTCTCTTATTGAAGCCATAAAAGATCTTTTAACCAATGGGACACCTTCGCAACTGCACATTGTTGCTGCTATTGCTTCGAAGCAGGGAATTGAAACCATTGAAAAAACATATCCGCAGGCAAAAATCTGGGTTGGAACCATCGATGAAAATTTAACAGCAAAAGGCTATATTACTCCCGGATTGGGTGATGCGGGAGATTTAAGTTACGGTGAAAAGCTTCAGAGATAA
- a CDS encoding alpha/beta fold hydrolase — MKNLILLHGALGHSDLFKLYQEKLSVYFNIYTPLFSGHGNVDLDENGITIEKYTRELAEFIEKENIDDAYVFGHSMGGYVALCYASANPEKVHSIMTLGTKFNWSEEQALKESKMLNPDVIAEKIPKYANQLEIQHGSKWKQLLPAIAQMMISLGKNPPLKSQVLAAIKVPVQIMVGDQDNMVNIEESVEVFRTLPNSKLAILPDTKHPIEKVRSELLINLMKDFWNLS; from the coding sequence ATGAAAAATCTCATATTACTGCATGGCGCTTTGGGTCACAGTGATCTGTTTAAATTGTATCAGGAAAAGCTTTCAGTATATTTCAACATTTACACTCCTTTATTTTCAGGACACGGTAACGTTGATTTAGACGAAAACGGAATTACGATTGAAAAATACACTCGTGAACTGGCAGAATTTATCGAAAAAGAAAACATTGATGATGCCTATGTTTTCGGACACAGCATGGGTGGTTATGTTGCGCTTTGCTATGCTTCGGCGAATCCTGAGAAAGTACATTCTATCATGACTTTGGGGACAAAATTTAACTGGAGTGAGGAACAAGCTTTAAAAGAAAGTAAAATGCTGAATCCTGATGTCATTGCAGAAAAAATCCCAAAGTATGCAAACCAGCTTGAAATTCAACATGGTTCAAAATGGAAACAATTGCTTCCTGCTATTGCTCAAATGATGATTTCTTTGGGTAAAAATCCACCGTTGAAAAGTCAGGTTCTAGCCGCAATCAAAGTCCCTGTTCAAATAATGGTCGGTGATCAGGATAATATGGTCAATATTGAGGAAAGTGTCGAAGTTTTTAGAACTCTACCTAACTCAAAATTGGCTATACTTCCCGACACGAAACATCCGATAGAAAAAGTACGGTCTGAGTTATTGATTAACCTGATGAAAGATTTTTGGAATTTGTCTTAA
- a CDS encoding ComF family protein has protein sequence MILDLFFPNRCIRCNRIIEGDLLVCTICFQQIHFTHFDYFSDNSLKEKCKLLFPIEQAYALMQFEQENLSRKIIHELKYRGREKTGKILAEWITERLEFKNMKPDLLVSVPLHPKKEKERGYNQLHLFTKTLSEFYNIPYDHDLLKRNHYSKAQALKDKKHRLETQNTFSLTKSISNQHVLLIDDVFTTGNTLSTIAWEILQKGNKVSVLVMAMDE, from the coding sequence ATGATTTTAGATTTATTTTTCCCAAACCGGTGCATTCGCTGCAATAGAATTATCGAGGGTGATTTACTGGTCTGTACTATATGTTTTCAACAAATTCACTTTACCCATTTTGATTATTTTTCAGATAACAGCTTAAAAGAAAAATGTAAATTACTATTTCCTATCGAGCAAGCATATGCTTTGATGCAGTTTGAACAGGAAAATTTAAGCAGAAAAATCATTCATGAACTTAAATACCGAGGTCGTGAAAAAACAGGAAAGATTCTTGCCGAATGGATAACGGAAAGGTTAGAATTTAAAAATATGAAGCCAGATCTTTTGGTAAGCGTTCCTCTTCATCCCAAAAAGGAAAAAGAGAGAGGCTACAATCAATTGCACCTGTTTACCAAAACCCTGTCTGAATTTTATAATATTCCTTATGACCATGACTTGTTGAAGAGAAATCATTACTCTAAAGCTCAGGCATTAAAAGATAAAAAGCACCGTCTTGAAACCCAAAATACATTTTCTTTAACCAAAAGTATTTCAAATCAACATGTATTGCTGATTGATGATGTTTTCACTACCGGAAATACGCTTTCTACGATTGCATGGGAAATCCTACAAAAAGGTAATAAGGTGAGCGTGCTCGTTATGGCAATGGATGAATGA
- a CDS encoding 6-pyruvoyl trahydropterin synthase family protein, with product MIRITKIFTFETAHVLYNYDGKCKNMHGHSYKLFVTVKGKPINDLDNPKNGMVVDFGDIKTIVKSEIVDVWDHSVLINGVSPHREMGEELEAKGQKVIYCNFQPTCENMLYAIAAKIKTKLPADVSLAYLKLHETENSYGEWFAEDNQ from the coding sequence ATGATACGTATTACAAAAATTTTTACATTCGAGACAGCTCATGTATTGTACAATTATGATGGGAAATGTAAAAATATGCACGGGCATTCTTACAAACTTTTCGTTACCGTAAAGGGCAAACCGATCAATGATCTGGATAATCCCAAAAACGGAATGGTGGTAGATTTTGGAGATATCAAAACGATTGTAAAATCTGAAATTGTGGATGTCTGGGATCATTCTGTATTAATCAATGGGGTTTCTCCGCACAGAGAAATGGGTGAAGAATTGGAAGCTAAGGGTCAGAAAGTCATTTATTGCAACTTTCAGCCAACTTGTGAGAATATGTTGTATGCAATAGCCGCAAAAATTAAAACCAAGCTTCCTGCTGACGTTTCTTTAGCTTATCTTAAGCTTCATGAGACTGAAAACTCTTATGGAGAATGGTTTGCAGAAGATAATCAATAA
- a CDS encoding UDP-2,3-diacylglucosamine diphosphatase — protein sequence MLKTTINLEPGKKVYFASDQHFGAPDPKQSKIREEKFIRWMNEIKEDAQVLFLMGDLFDFWHEWKHVIPKGYVRVLGKIAELKDSGVHVYFFVGNHDLWMKDYLEEEIGCTVFYKKQYFEIAGKQFLLAHGDGLGPGDKGYKRMKKVFTNPVAQWFFKWLHPDIAMKVALYMSQKNKMISGDEDKAFLGEDKEFLIIYSKEKLKTEKIDYFIYGHRHLPMVLNLNQTSKYINLGDWISYFTYGVFQKDFELKTFEHK from the coding sequence GTGCTAAAAACAACCATCAATTTAGAACCCGGAAAAAAAGTATATTTTGCTTCTGATCAGCATTTTGGTGCGCCAGATCCGAAACAAAGTAAAATTCGGGAAGAAAAATTTATCCGTTGGATGAATGAGATCAAAGAAGATGCTCAGGTTTTATTTCTGATGGGTGATCTATTTGATTTTTGGCACGAATGGAAGCACGTCATTCCAAAAGGATATGTGCGGGTTCTCGGCAAAATAGCAGAGTTGAAAGACAGTGGAGTTCACGTTTATTTTTTTGTGGGAAATCATGATCTTTGGATGAAAGATTACCTGGAAGAAGAAATAGGATGTACGGTTTTTTACAAAAAACAATATTTTGAGATTGCCGGAAAACAGTTTTTACTGGCGCATGGTGACGGTTTGGGACCAGGTGACAAAGGATATAAAAGAATGAAAAAAGTCTTTACAAATCCTGTTGCTCAATGGTTTTTCAAATGGCTGCATCCTGATATTGCAATGAAAGTTGCCTTATATATGTCTCAGAAAAATAAAATGATTTCGGGAGATGAAGACAAAGCATTTTTAGGAGAGGATAAAGAGTTTCTGATTATTTATTCAAAAGAAAAACTTAAAACTGAAAAAATAGATTACTTTATCTATGGTCATCGTCATTTGCCCATGGTCTTAAATTTAAATCAAACTTCAAAATATATCAATCTTGGAGACTGGATTTCTTATTTTACTTACGGGGTTTTTCAAAAAGATTTTGAATTGAAAACTTTTGAGCATAAATAA
- a CDS encoding LuxE/PaaK family acyltransferase, with protein sequence MKSIFDIKTEQEFLDVVLATFRYQYKNIEVYGKFVDYLNINVEEVNSLGKIPFLPIEMFKNHKILDQNISTDLYFQSSGTTQMNLSKHFIADDNLYQESIYKSFEQFIGKPEDFVFLGLLPSYLEKQNSSLIYMVDYLMKKSGKPENGYFLYNHQDLLKLLNVLKDKKVILFGVSFALLDFLDFYHSEQSEESLTARQNLIIIETGGMKGRKEEMTKDELLTILQKGFQTQKIYSEYSMTELLSQAYSLGENVYECPNWMRVLVRNVEDPFNYETAGKTGAINIIDLANIHSCSFIATQDLGKLLSENEKKFQVLGRIDHSDIRGCSLLVS encoded by the coding sequence TTGAAAAGTATATTTGACATAAAGACCGAACAGGAATTTCTGGATGTAGTACTGGCGACTTTTCGGTATCAATACAAAAATATTGAGGTGTACGGGAAATTTGTGGATTACCTGAATATTAATGTTGAGGAAGTTAATTCGCTGGGAAAAATTCCATTCTTACCAATTGAAATGTTCAAAAACCACAAAATTTTAGATCAAAACATTTCAACAGATTTATATTTTCAGAGTTCGGGAACGACGCAGATGAATTTGTCAAAACATTTTATTGCAGACGACAATCTTTATCAGGAAAGTATTTATAAAAGTTTCGAACAGTTTATTGGAAAACCTGAAGATTTCGTATTTTTAGGTCTGCTGCCAAGTTATCTCGAAAAGCAGAATTCATCATTAATTTACATGGTAGATTATTTGATGAAGAAATCCGGCAAACCCGAGAATGGCTATTTTCTATACAATCATCAAGATTTATTGAAGCTTTTAAATGTTTTAAAAGATAAAAAAGTTATTCTTTTCGGAGTATCTTTTGCGCTGTTAGATTTTCTCGACTTTTATCATTCTGAACAAAGTGAAGAATCTCTGACTGCTCGACAGAACTTAATAATCATTGAAACCGGAGGAATGAAAGGCCGCAAAGAAGAAATGACAAAAGATGAGCTCCTTACAATTCTCCAGAAGGGTTTTCAGACCCAGAAAATATATTCAGAATATTCTATGACAGAGCTGCTTTCACAGGCATATTCTTTAGGTGAAAATGTGTACGAATGCCCAAATTGGATGCGGGTTTTAGTAAGAAATGTGGAAGATCCATTCAACTATGAAACTGCCGGAAAAACCGGGGCGATTAATATCATCGACTTGGCAAATATCCATTCATGTTCGTTTATTGCGACACAGGATTTAGGCAAATTACTATCAGAGAATGAGAAAAAATTTCAGGTTTTAGGAAGAATTGATCATTCGGATATTCGCGGATGCAGTTTATTGGTGAGTTAA
- the aqpZ gene encoding aquaporin Z, producing MISKTSKFVAELLGTMVLVLMGCGSAVIAGTDGTTGVGLLGISFAFGLSVVAMAYAIGHISGCHINPAISIAMVAAGRMKIGEAVRYIVAQIIGAIIGAGILYVIFTNHPGAVMGPWALGSNGWGTGYLDAYNTTAAFVAEFIFTFIFLMVILGSTSTKNINGGFAGLAIGFSLVLIHIVGIKVTGVSVNPARSIGPAIFAQGEALSQLWLFIVAPVLGGITAAFTYNLLMETPEQAK from the coding sequence ATGATTTCAAAAACTTCAAAATTCGTTGCTGAACTGCTCGGCACAATGGTACTTGTTCTCATGGGTTGCGGAAGCGCAGTAATTGCGGGTACAGACGGCACAACCGGTGTTGGGCTTTTGGGAATTTCCTTCGCTTTTGGCTTAAGTGTTGTAGCAATGGCTTATGCAATTGGTCACATATCAGGATGTCACATTAATCCGGCTATTTCTATCGCAATGGTAGCGGCGGGAAGGATGAAAATAGGCGAAGCCGTGCGATACATTGTTGCACAGATCATCGGAGCGATTATCGGGGCCGGGATTCTTTATGTCATCTTTACCAATCATCCAGGAGCGGTTATGGGACCTTGGGCATTAGGTTCTAACGGTTGGGGAACAGGATATCTAGACGCCTATAATACCACAGCGGCATTCGTTGCTGAATTTATTTTCACCTTTATTTTTTTGATGGTGATTTTAGGATCCACTTCCACAAAAAATATCAACGGTGGTTTTGCAGGTTTGGCAATAGGATTTTCTTTGGTTTTGATTCATATTGTCGGAATTAAAGTCACAGGCGTCTCAGTGAATCCCGCGAGAAGTATCGGTCCGGCAATTTTTGCACAGGGTGAAGCACTTTCACAATTATGGTTGTTTATTGTTGCACCGGTTTTAGGAGGTATTACAGCAGCCTTCACTTATAATTTATTGATGGAAACACCAGAACAGGCAAAATAA
- a CDS encoding DUF5715 family protein: protein MRKFLYIIPLLLHHTVYCQASKKTPPCYDLTEVLKVEPTPLYKPHLDASRSFNVNILKNTSQVQKYISKGRFHTINKKGKGYKVQKLDYSRPYLVLKAKTTLEKIGARFSKETKGHTFTVSSITRTLEDQCRLRKINTNASSGLSSHNYGNSFDISYVRFNNILKPNPKMEAALEKVLKYYADAGRIYYIKERQQSCFHVTVRNY from the coding sequence ATGAGGAAGTTTCTGTACATTATACCTTTACTTTTACATCATACTGTTTATTGCCAAGCTTCAAAAAAAACACCCCCCTGTTATGATCTTACGGAAGTTTTAAAAGTTGAGCCTACCCCTCTTTACAAGCCACATTTAGATGCATCCAGGAGTTTTAATGTCAATATTCTAAAAAACACATCTCAGGTTCAGAAATATATAAGTAAAGGTAGATTTCACACGATCAATAAAAAGGGGAAAGGGTACAAAGTTCAGAAGTTGGATTACAGCCGCCCTTATTTGGTGTTAAAAGCAAAGACAACGCTAGAGAAAATTGGGGCAAGATTCAGCAAAGAGACAAAGGGCCATACTTTTACGGTGTCATCCATTACCAGAACGCTGGAAGATCAGTGCAGATTAAGAAAAATTAATACAAATGCATCTTCGGGTTTAAGCTCACACAACTATGGCAATTCTTTCGATATTTCTTATGTGAGATTCAATAATATACTGAAACCAAACCCTAAAATGGAAGCGGCTTTAGAGAAAGTTTTAAAATATTATGCCGATGCAGGGCGTATTTATTACATTAAAGAACGCCAGCAAAGCTGTTTTCATGTCACTGTAAGGAATTATTAA
- a CDS encoding ABC-F family ATP-binding cassette domain-containing protein: MLSVQGLGLHHSGNYLFQNVNFTIKKDDKIGLVGKNGAGKSTLLKMLSKEITFYEGLVVPEGNITIGFLKQDLDFVKGRTVWNETMQAFEQINAWKNELEEVNYQLTTRTDYESDAYTDIINKMTELNDLLMHHDAYNLEGDVEKVLFGLGFKADDFQKITDEFSGGWRMRIELAKLLLQKNDLMLLDEPTNHLDMESIIWLENFLKDYPGAIVLVSHDKQFMTAVCNRTFDVNNRKVDDYKTNYTKYLVMREERREKLIQAKKNQDAEIKQMEDNINKFRASATKASFAQSLIKKLDKIDRIEVDNEDVSKFNIRFVQSVVPGKVIFEAENLGKAYGKKQIFDDVDFIVQRGDRIALLGQNGQGKTTLAKILAGDIKDHSGSWTLGHNVNIGYFAQNQEEVLTPNKTVLEEAEDSATEETRPRVRDLLGSFLFQGEAVNKKTKVLSGGERNRLALCKLLLRPFNTLIMDEPTNHLDIQSKEIIKLALQKFEGTLIVISHDREFLQGLCDKIYEFRDGKMKEFLGSVNEYLEFRQKESIREISAEKAKLHDEDIKSVEKAKAEEKQAKAEIKSTVIVSKEQKNIQNKIKKVEERISELETTIETMEASFTTENPSEETLEKYNKTKEDLDAALQEWEYLGTQLE, encoded by the coding sequence ATGCTTTCGGTTCAAGGTTTAGGCTTACATCATTCGGGAAACTACTTGTTTCAAAATGTGAATTTCACCATTAAAAAGGATGATAAGATTGGTTTGGTTGGTAAAAATGGGGCGGGAAAATCCACTTTGCTGAAAATGCTTTCCAAAGAAATCACTTTTTATGAAGGTTTGGTCGTTCCGGAAGGAAACATTACCATCGGTTTCTTAAAGCAGGATCTTGATTTTGTGAAGGGAAGAACCGTTTGGAACGAAACCATGCAGGCTTTTGAGCAGATCAATGCCTGGAAAAACGAATTGGAAGAAGTTAATTATCAACTGACAACAAGAACAGACTATGAGAGCGATGCCTACACTGATATCATCAATAAAATGACAGAGCTGAATGATCTTTTGATGCATCATGACGCTTACAATCTTGAAGGTGATGTAGAAAAAGTATTATTTGGATTAGGTTTTAAAGCTGATGATTTTCAAAAAATAACCGATGAATTTTCCGGAGGATGGAGAATGAGAATTGAACTGGCAAAACTTCTTCTTCAAAAGAACGATTTGATGCTTCTCGATGAGCCTACCAACCACCTGGATATGGAATCGATCATCTGGCTGGAAAACTTTTTGAAAGATTATCCCGGTGCAATCGTTTTGGTGAGTCATGATAAGCAGTTTATGACAGCGGTTTGTAACCGGACTTTTGATGTAAATAACAGAAAAGTAGACGATTATAAAACCAATTATACCAAATATTTGGTGATGCGTGAAGAACGACGCGAAAAACTGATTCAGGCAAAAAAGAATCAGGATGCGGAAATCAAACAAATGGAAGATAATATCAATAAGTTCCGTGCGAGTGCTACCAAAGCATCTTTTGCACAGTCGCTTATTAAAAAATTAGATAAAATTGACCGTATTGAAGTGGATAACGAAGACGTTTCTAAATTCAACATTCGTTTTGTGCAGTCTGTAGTTCCCGGAAAAGTAATTTTTGAAGCCGAAAATTTAGGAAAGGCATACGGAAAAAAACAGATTTTTGATGATGTTGATTTTATCGTCCAGCGGGGAGACAGAATTGCTCTTCTTGGACAAAACGGACAGGGTAAAACTACTTTAGCTAAAATTCTTGCCGGAGACATCAAAGATCATTCAGGTTCTTGGACTTTAGGTCACAATGTAAATATCGGATACTTTGCTCAAAATCAGGAAGAAGTTTTAACGCCAAATAAAACCGTTTTAGAAGAAGCGGAAGATTCTGCTACTGAAGAAACCAGACCGAGAGTAAGGGATTTATTAGGATCTTTCCTGTTTCAGGGTGAGGCGGTGAATAAAAAAACAAAAGTACTTTCCGGAGGCGAGAGAAACCGTTTGGCATTGTGTAAACTGTTGCTTCGTCCGTTCAACACGCTGATTATGGATGAGCCTACCAATCACCTGGATATTCAGTCGAAGGAGATTATTAAGCTGGCCTTACAAAAATTTGAAGGAACCTTGATCGTCATTTCTCACGACAGAGAGTTCTTACAAGGTCTTTGTGATAAAATATACGAATTCCGTGACGGGAAGATGAAAGAATTCTTAGGAAGTGTGAATGAATATCTTGAATTCAGACAAAAAGAATCCATCAGGGAGATTTCAGCGGAAAAAGCAAAGCTTCATGATGAGGATATTAAGAGTGTGGAGAAGGCTAAAGCTGAAGAAAAACAGGCAAAAGCTGAAATTAAATCGACTGTAATCGTAAGTAAGGAGCAAAAAAATATTCAGAATAAAATTAAAAAAGTAGAAGAAAGAATTTCTGAGCTGGAAACCACTATCGAAACGATGGAAGCTTCTTTTACCACAGAAAATCCGTCTGAAGAAACTTTAGAAAAATACAATAAGACAAAAGAAGACCTTGATGCAGCTTTGCAGGAATGGGAGTATCTTGGAACGCAGCTTGAGTAA